One window of Armatimonadota bacterium genomic DNA carries:
- a CDS encoding methyltransferase domain-containing protein, whose amino-acid sequence MAGRLVGLSHMAMHMTRNSTSAAADAASAAALLACPIDGGHPLAAVGAGLRCPRCGQAYPIEEGIVRMLREPTDTGDLAAREMRARDARAGEYDAVIPRYVQTVETEAVMQRLGVRRGHVVLDAGAGTGKLTHAAAATGATVVAVDFSVSSLLVNRRKADPGWRLHFVAGDVRCLPARPASFDRVVSTQVLEHLPEPAQRRCALELMGRALKPGGRLVLTAYNYPLAGRIGGAREGLHAGEIFFHRFTAGELGAMFEGWSIEELCGIRNLPTFATNGGGRLPARIDHLLERFPWSRLTGDLLLVAARKP is encoded by the coding sequence ACTCGTCGGCCTTAGCCACATGGCTATGCACATGACGCGCAACTCGACAAGTGCCGCCGCCGACGCCGCGTCAGCGGCCGCCCTCCTGGCCTGCCCGATTGACGGCGGTCATCCGCTGGCGGCAGTCGGCGCCGGGCTGCGCTGCCCGAGATGCGGGCAGGCATACCCCATTGAGGAGGGCATCGTGCGCATGCTGCGGGAGCCGACCGATACCGGGGACCTGGCGGCGCGCGAGATGCGGGCGCGCGATGCCCGCGCCGGCGAGTACGACGCCGTCATTCCGCGCTACGTGCAGACGGTGGAAACAGAGGCGGTGATGCAGCGCCTCGGGGTGCGGCGCGGGCACGTGGTGCTCGACGCCGGCGCCGGCACCGGCAAGCTCACCCACGCCGCGGCGGCGACCGGGGCGACGGTGGTGGCGGTTGACTTCTCGGTCTCCTCGCTGCTGGTCAACCGCCGCAAGGCCGACCCCGGCTGGCGCCTCCATTTTGTCGCGGGCGATGTCAGATGCCTGCCGGCGCGACCCGCGTCATTCGACCGCGTCGTCAGCACCCAGGTCCTCGAGCACCTGCCGGAGCCGGCGCAGCGCCGGTGCGCGCTCGAGCTCATGGGCCGCGCGCTCAAGCCGGGCGGGAGGTTGGTGCTCACCGCCTACAACTACCCCCTGGCCGGCCGCATCGGCGGCGCCCGCGAGGGTTTGCACGCCGGCGAGATCTTCTTCCACCGGTTCACCGCCGGCGAGCTCGGCGCCATGTTCGAGGGGTGGAGCATCGAGGAGCTGTGTGGTATCCGCAACCTGCCGACGTTCGCGACCAACGGCGGCGGCCGTCTCCCGGCGCGCATTGACCATCTCCTGGAGCGCTTCCCGTGGTCGCGGCTGACGGGCGACCTGCTGCTCGTCGCCGCGCGGAAACCATGA